A DNA window from Candidatus Roseilinea sp. contains the following coding sequences:
- a CDS encoding hypothetical protein (possible pseudo, frameshifted), with the protein MNRLWVRLTLAFLLVTLLMAAFVAVAITWSASRQFRGYLAQPGVFARGGALDVLEAHYEAYGSWAGVGDSLRAVRPRLRRGAFREYRPPLLVTDAQGRIVYDEAGRQRIGQTLDPVALASAQPVVVGDAVVGYVLAGSPDFDPLGPLERRFLSDLQGSIALIALAGVGLGIVAGLFVSRSLSKPLTVVAQAAHAFARRDWSQRVPLKATAHIAEVAEVAQAFNRMADSLQQAEAQRRNLMADVAHELRTPLTVIQGSLRALLDGVHPLQMKEIAAVYDETRLLCAVGGGCARAGAGRSAPVADGDPAGGCRRGAACDG; encoded by the coding sequence GTGAACCGCCTTTGGGTGCGCCTGACGCTGGCGTTTCTGCTGGTGACTTTGCTGATGGCTGCCTTCGTCGCCGTCGCCATCACGTGGAGCGCCAGCCGGCAGTTCCGTGGTTATTTGGCGCAGCCGGGGGTTTTCGCCCGCGGCGGCGCGCTCGACGTGTTGGAGGCACACTACGAGGCGTACGGCTCATGGGCGGGGGTGGGAGATTCACTGCGCGCGGTGCGTCCTCGGCTCCGGCGTGGCGCGTTCCGTGAATACCGCCCGCCGTTGCTCGTGACCGATGCCCAGGGCCGAATCGTGTATGACGAGGCGGGACGTCAGCGCATCGGCCAGACGCTCGATCCCGTTGCGCTGGCCTCGGCGCAGCCGGTCGTGGTCGGCGACGCCGTCGTCGGCTACGTGCTTGCCGGCTCGCCGGACTTCGATCCGCTCGGCCCGTTGGAGCGGCGTTTCCTGAGCGATCTGCAAGGCTCAATCGCCCTGATCGCCCTGGCCGGCGTAGGCTTAGGGATCGTCGCGGGATTGTTCGTCAGCCGCAGCCTGTCGAAGCCGCTGACCGTGGTGGCCCAGGCGGCGCACGCCTTCGCCCGGCGCGACTGGTCGCAGCGCGTGCCGCTGAAAGCAACAGCCCATATCGCCGAGGTCGCCGAAGTGGCGCAAGCCTTCAACCGCATGGCCGACTCGCTGCAGCAGGCGGAGGCGCAACGGCGCAACCTGATGGCCGACGTGGCGCACGAGTTGCGCACGCCGCTGACGGTAATTCAAGGCTCGCTGCGCGCCTTGCTGGATGGCGTGCATCCGCTGCAGATGAAGGAGATCGCCGCCGTCTATGACGAGACGCGGTTGCTCTGCGCGGTTGGTGGAGGATGTGCGCGAGCTGGCGCTGG
- a CDS encoding DNA-binding response regulator: MSARVLIVDDDRQIVRLLQAYFERAGMIVFTAFDGEEAMHVIRRERPDCVVLDLMMPKRSGWDVTRLVRGDEHLAATPILMLTARVEDTDKLVGLELGADDYITKPFNPQEVVARVRAILRRTRWSAQTPQAVYQVGGLRLNDHEHTVSLDGRLLDLTPTEFALLRAMMANPNYAFTRGELIERALGYDYEGLERTIDSHIKNLRRKIEPDPANPTYIETVVGVGYRLRAAPNGANGEPDARGIGAPL, from the coding sequence ATGTCTGCGCGCGTGCTTATCGTGGATGACGATCGGCAGATCGTCCGGCTGTTGCAGGCTTACTTCGAGCGCGCCGGCATGATCGTCTTCACGGCTTTTGATGGCGAGGAAGCGATGCACGTCATCCGGCGCGAACGGCCGGACTGCGTGGTGCTCGACCTGATGATGCCCAAGCGCAGCGGCTGGGACGTGACGCGGCTGGTGCGCGGCGATGAGCATCTCGCCGCCACGCCCATCCTGATGCTGACGGCGCGCGTCGAAGACACCGACAAGCTGGTCGGCCTGGAGCTGGGCGCGGATGACTACATCACCAAGCCGTTCAACCCGCAGGAAGTGGTCGCGCGTGTGCGGGCGATTCTGCGCCGGACGCGGTGGAGCGCGCAGACGCCGCAGGCGGTCTATCAGGTTGGCGGCCTGCGGTTGAACGATCACGAACATACCGTCTCGCTCGACGGCCGGCTGCTCGATCTCACCCCAACCGAGTTCGCGCTGCTGCGCGCGATGATGGCCAACCCGAACTATGCCTTTACGCGCGGCGAGCTGATCGAGCGCGCGCTGGGCTACGACTATGAGGGTCTGGAGCGCACGATAGACAGCCACATCAAGAACCTGCGCCGCAAGATCGAGCCTGATCCGGCCAACCCGACCTACATCGAGACGGTGGTCGGGGTAGGGTATCGTCTGCGCGCCGCGCCGAACGGTGCAAACGGTGAGCCGGACGCGCGCGGCATTGGAGCGCCCCTGTGA
- a CDS encoding alanine racemase, with amino-acid sequence MIRLLDLIEATGGRLLGDAPGARAFAGFCFDSRRARPGELFVALRTERGDGHDFIADAIRKGAAGALVEAGRLAAREPFAPDDAPPLIVVPDTYEALTRYARYIIRRRNLPVIAITGSVGKSSTRAAIAAVLGRRFRVFQNPANFNGRLGVPIALGALEAEHEIIVLEMGADRLGEIRELCEIASPRLGIVTNVSEAHLAYFGALDETAREKRALVEVLPADGLAILNCDDPRVWAMRDFTRAQVVAVGASLCQAAPPHLHPLSCAIARAVARHYGIPECEADEALSRLPALPGRKCVLRGVNGAILVDDSFNASPASMRDAVAWAAGDLPARVGAHPRGCRFLVFGDMDHLGEHSARLHREIGALVAQRAADGRIRLITLGEQAYHLAEGAREAGMDPASVVVTYLARDAIAYIRDHARAGDLVLVKGDVSARMERIVAELLADRADLARLPRQEPGWESVRVAMPSRPTWLEVDLDAIAHNARAVKAVVGEDVALMAVLKADGYGHGAVKVARTALNNGASACAVASLNEAAALRNAGIDAPILILGFTPPWHAREALLRDVALTVYDLDVARAYSRAARELGRVARLHVEVDTGMSRLGVLPDAAADFIRAVADLPSVKLEGIFTHFSCADCDPAYTQLQLTRFRQVLDALGAQMSPDLYIHAANSAAALAYPEARFNLVRIGLALYGLNPFFPAPLQPASLLLRPALSWKTTIAQVKRLPPGTPVSYGKRFVCERETTIAVIPVGYADGFRRAPDTFGEVLVRGRRAPIVGAVCMDQAMIDVSHIPGVRLGDEVVLIGRQGDQRITAEDVATRLGTISYEVISAILARVPRVS; translated from the coding sequence TTGATTCGCCTTCTCGATCTGATCGAAGCGACGGGCGGCCGTCTGCTCGGTGATGCGCCCGGTGCGCGCGCATTCGCCGGCTTCTGCTTCGACTCGCGCCGCGCTCGGCCCGGCGAGCTGTTCGTCGCGCTCCGAACCGAACGCGGCGATGGGCATGACTTCATCGCCGACGCCATTCGCAAGGGCGCAGCCGGGGCGCTGGTCGAAGCAGGGCGTCTCGCGGCGCGTGAGCCGTTCGCGCCCGACGATGCGCCGCCCCTGATCGTCGTGCCCGATACCTACGAGGCGCTGACACGCTACGCGCGCTACATCATTCGTCGGCGCAACCTCCCCGTCATCGCTATCACCGGCAGCGTGGGCAAGAGCAGCACGCGCGCCGCCATCGCTGCCGTGCTCGGTCGCCGCTTCCGCGTCTTCCAAAATCCGGCCAACTTCAACGGCCGGCTGGGCGTGCCGATCGCGCTCGGCGCGCTGGAAGCGGAGCACGAGATCATCGTGCTGGAGATGGGCGCCGACCGGCTGGGCGAGATCCGCGAGCTGTGCGAAATTGCTTCGCCGCGCCTCGGCATCGTCACCAACGTGAGCGAGGCGCATCTGGCCTACTTCGGCGCACTCGACGAAACCGCGCGCGAGAAGCGCGCGCTGGTCGAGGTGCTGCCGGCCGACGGCCTGGCCATCCTGAACTGCGACGACCCGCGCGTTTGGGCGATGCGCGACTTTACCCGCGCCCAAGTGGTTGCCGTCGGAGCGTCGCTTTGTCAGGCAGCCCCCCCGCATCTGCATCCGTTGTCGTGCGCCATCGCTCGCGCCGTGGCGCGGCACTACGGCATCCCGGAATGCGAGGCGGACGAGGCGCTCTCGCGCCTGCCGGCGCTGCCCGGCCGCAAGTGTGTCCTGCGCGGCGTGAACGGCGCGATCCTGGTGGACGATTCGTTCAACGCCTCGCCGGCCTCGATGCGCGACGCCGTGGCATGGGCAGCCGGCGACCTGCCGGCGCGCGTCGGCGCGCATCCGCGCGGATGCCGCTTTTTGGTGTTCGGCGACATGGACCATCTCGGCGAACACAGCGCGCGCCTGCACCGCGAGATCGGCGCGCTCGTAGCGCAGCGCGCCGCCGATGGGCGCATCAGGCTGATCACCCTAGGCGAACAGGCGTATCATCTCGCCGAGGGCGCGCGCGAAGCGGGGATGGACCCAGCCTCCGTCGTCGTCACCTACCTGGCGCGGGATGCGATCGCTTACATCCGCGACCACGCGCGGGCCGGCGACCTGGTGCTGGTGAAGGGTGACGTGAGCGCGCGCATGGAGCGCATCGTCGCCGAGTTGCTGGCCGACCGCGCCGACCTGGCGCGGCTGCCGCGCCAAGAGCCAGGCTGGGAGTCGGTGCGCGTGGCTATGCCGTCCCGGCCGACCTGGCTAGAGGTGGACCTGGACGCGATCGCCCACAACGCGCGCGCCGTGAAGGCAGTCGTCGGCGAGGACGTGGCGCTGATGGCGGTGCTCAAAGCCGACGGCTACGGCCACGGCGCGGTGAAGGTGGCGCGTACGGCGCTGAACAACGGCGCGAGCGCGTGCGCCGTGGCCTCGCTGAACGAAGCCGCAGCGCTCCGCAACGCCGGCATAGACGCGCCCATTCTGATCCTGGGCTTTACCCCACCCTGGCACGCCCGCGAGGCGTTGCTGCGCGATGTCGCGCTCACGGTCTATGACCTGGACGTGGCGCGCGCCTACTCGCGCGCCGCCCGGGAGCTGGGCCGCGTGGCTCGCCTACACGTGGAGGTGGATACCGGCATGAGCCGCCTGGGCGTGCTGCCGGACGCCGCAGCCGACTTCATCCGCGCCGTCGCCGATTTGCCTTCAGTGAAGTTAGAGGGCATCTTCACCCACTTCAGTTGTGCCGATTGCGATCCGGCTTACACGCAGCTACAACTCACGCGCTTCCGTCAGGTGCTGGACGCGCTGGGCGCCCAGATGTCTCCTGACCTTTACATCCACGCGGCAAATTCGGCGGCTGCGTTGGCCTATCCGGAGGCGCGTTTTAACTTGGTGCGCATTGGCCTGGCGCTGTATGGCTTAAACCCGTTCTTCCCTGCGCCGCTTCAGCCGGCCAGCCTTTTGCTGCGGCCGGCGCTTTCCTGGAAGACGACCATTGCTCAGGTGAAGCGGCTGCCGCCCGGCACGCCGGTGTCGTACGGCAAGCGGTTCGTGTGTGAGCGCGAGACGACTATCGCGGTCATACCGGTGGGTTACGCCGACGGCTTTCGCCGCGCCCCTGACACATTTGGCGAGGTGCTCGTGCGCGGCCGGCGCGCACCCATCGTCGGGGCCGTGTGCATGGATCAGGCCATGATTGACGTCTCGCACATCCCCGGCGTGCGGCTGGGTGACGAGGTGGTGCTGATCGGCCGGCAGGGCGATCAGCGCATCACCGCCGAGGATGTGGCGACGCGCCTGGGCACAATTAGTTATGAGGTGATCTCGGCGATCCTGGCGCGTGTGCCGCGCGTGTCGTAA
- a CDS encoding peptidase M50 has protein sequence MPLPMPLDRLELIARLRSAVEDVMSVEAYTVQPNGEISLRGQLRLPPDQAYRQMRPRVEDVGYTPYLRADGERYEVLAVPGVIPRTQSNPTINLVLFVATVISVIFTGGLTADGFDLGNGLMFGASLLGILGVHEAGHYVVGRLRGARVSLPYFIPLPAPFSFVGTLGAVIVQREPFENRRTLLEIAVAGPLAGFILAVPLFVLGIWLSHVEPLPPAGEYITLGDSLLTRLVGVARFGRVYPSDGYDIMLHPIALGAWIGLLITAINLIPAGQLDGGHIAYALLGSRARYLSYVVILAMFGLALIAQTWLVWAVLLFFFARQHPPPLNEAVRLQSHHYALIVAAVLVFVLTFVPRPVY, from the coding sequence ATGCCACTCCCCATGCCGCTTGATCGCCTGGAACTCATCGCCCGACTGCGCTCGGCCGTAGAAGATGTGATGAGCGTCGAGGCCTACACGGTGCAGCCCAACGGCGAGATCAGCTTACGCGGACAACTGAGGCTGCCGCCCGATCAGGCGTATCGCCAGATGCGGCCGCGTGTCGAGGATGTGGGCTACACGCCCTATCTGCGCGCCGACGGCGAGCGCTACGAAGTGCTGGCTGTGCCGGGTGTGATTCCGCGCACGCAGTCGAACCCCACGATCAACCTGGTTTTGTTCGTTGCTACGGTGATCTCGGTGATCTTCACCGGTGGTCTGACGGCCGATGGCTTCGACCTGGGTAATGGGTTGATGTTTGGTGCATCGCTGTTGGGCATCCTGGGCGTGCACGAGGCCGGCCATTACGTCGTCGGCCGGCTGCGCGGGGCGCGCGTGTCGCTGCCCTATTTCATCCCGCTGCCGGCGCCGTTCAGCTTCGTCGGCACGCTCGGCGCGGTCATTGTTCAACGTGAGCCGTTCGAGAACCGCCGTACGCTGCTGGAGATCGCCGTCGCCGGGCCTTTGGCCGGCTTCATCCTCGCCGTGCCGCTGTTCGTGCTCGGCATCTGGCTGTCGCACGTGGAGCCGTTGCCGCCGGCGGGCGAATACATCACCCTGGGCGATTCGCTCCTCACGCGGCTGGTCGGCGTCGCGCGCTTCGGAAGGGTGTATCCGAGCGATGGCTATGACATCATGCTGCACCCGATCGCGCTGGGCGCGTGGATCGGGCTGCTGATCACGGCCATCAACTTGATCCCGGCCGGCCAGCTCGACGGCGGACACATTGCCTACGCGCTGCTCGGCTCGCGGGCGCGCTATTTGTCCTACGTCGTCATCCTGGCCATGTTCGGCCTGGCGCTGATTGCGCAGACTTGGCTGGTGTGGGCGGTGCTGTTGTTCTTCTTCGCCCGCCAGCATCCGCCGCCGCTCAACGAAGCCGTGCGGCTGCAATCGCATCACTACGCCCTCATCGTCGCTGCTGTGCTAGTGTTCGTTTTGACGTTCGTTCCCAGGCCGGTTTATTGA
- the fabF gene encoding 3-oxoacyl-[acyl-carrier-protein] synthase 2, with product MEQAVISNNHHSQSAPRVVITGMGAITPLGHDVQTTWDAIVAGTSGVGYITLFDHSQIDVHIAAEVKNFDPAAHFGAKDARRLDRVSQLALVAAKQALEDARLTITEDNTYDVAVIVGSGIGGITTLLNEHQVMMTKGHRRISPFAVPMMLPDTATGQIAIHFGIRGPNLCIVTACASGVNALGEAFELIRAGRAKAAITGGCETPINPFSMSAFNNMGALSSYNDDPEHASRPFDKTRNGFVTGEGAAMLVIESLDHARARGAHIYAEVLGYGCTDDAFHITAPDTRGPAMAMRIALKQAGLQPAQIDYLNAHGTSTPLNDVNETRAIKDVFGETAYDLHISSTKSMTGHSFGAVGAIESVICVKAINDDIVPPTINYVYPDPECDLNYTPNTAVRKPIRTVMSNSFGFGGHNGCIIFSEFDE from the coding sequence ATGGAGCAAGCAGTGATCAGCAATAACCACCATTCCCAATCCGCGCCGCGTGTCGTCATCACCGGCATGGGCGCGATTACGCCCTTGGGGCACGACGTACAAACGACCTGGGATGCCATCGTCGCAGGCACATCCGGTGTCGGCTACATCACCCTCTTCGACCACAGCCAGATTGACGTGCACATCGCCGCCGAGGTCAAGAACTTCGACCCCGCCGCGCACTTCGGCGCCAAGGATGCGCGCCGGCTGGACCGCGTATCGCAGCTCGCGCTGGTGGCGGCCAAGCAGGCGCTCGAAGACGCTCGGCTGACCATCACCGAGGATAATACTTACGACGTCGCAGTGATCGTCGGCAGCGGCATCGGCGGCATCACGACACTGCTCAACGAGCATCAAGTGATGATGACGAAGGGCCACCGGCGCATCAGCCCGTTCGCCGTGCCGATGATGCTGCCCGACACGGCCACCGGCCAGATCGCCATTCACTTCGGCATTCGCGGCCCGAACCTGTGCATTGTGACGGCGTGCGCCAGCGGCGTCAACGCCCTGGGCGAGGCGTTCGAGTTGATCCGCGCCGGTCGCGCCAAGGCGGCCATCACCGGCGGCTGCGAGACGCCGATCAATCCGTTCTCGATGTCGGCTTTCAACAACATGGGCGCGTTGTCCTCATACAATGACGATCCAGAGCATGCCAGCCGGCCGTTCGACAAGACGCGCAACGGCTTCGTCACTGGCGAGGGCGCGGCCATGCTCGTGATCGAATCGCTCGACCATGCGCGGGCGCGCGGCGCGCACATCTATGCCGAAGTGCTCGGCTACGGTTGCACCGACGACGCCTTCCACATCACCGCGCCCGACACGCGCGGGCCGGCGATGGCCATGCGCATTGCGCTCAAGCAGGCCGGCCTGCAGCCTGCGCAGATTGACTATCTCAACGCGCATGGCACGAGCACGCCGCTCAACGATGTAAACGAAACGCGCGCCATCAAGGATGTGTTCGGAGAAACGGCCTATGATCTACATATCAGCTCCACCAAGTCCATGACTGGGCACTCGTTCGGCGCTGTCGGCGCGATCGAGTCGGTGATCTGCGTCAAGGCCATCAACGACGACATCGTCCCACCCACGATCAACTACGTGTATCCTGATCCTGAGTGCGACTTGAACTACACGCCGAACACCGCCGTGCGCAAGCCCATCCGGACCGTGATGTCGAATTCGTTCGGCTTCGGCGGCCACAACGGGTGCATCATCTTTTCGGAGTTCGACGAGTGA
- a CDS encoding hypothetical protein (possible pseudo, frameshifted), translating to MRYAHITGWGKYVPQRVLTNDELAQMVETSDGWIRDRTGIAERRIAGPNDTTASMGIAAAIEALDVAGVSGSQLDLIIVATTTPEHLFPATACLVQDALGATRAGAFDLSAACSGFVYGLSMGADAIRAGSANTVLVVGSETLSRIVNWKDRNTCVLFGDGAGAVVLQASDQPGGVLSTLLRADGSGGELLIVPAGGSKHPLDSPRRSSMQPAHHPDERAGGLPLR from the coding sequence ATGAGATATGCGCACATCACCGGCTGGGGCAAGTATGTCCCCCAGCGCGTCCTGACCAACGATGAGCTCGCGCAGATGGTCGAGACGTCCGACGGCTGGATCCGCGACCGCACCGGCATCGCCGAGCGACGCATCGCCGGCCCGAACGACACCACGGCCAGCATGGGCATCGCCGCGGCCATCGAAGCGCTGGATGTGGCCGGCGTGAGCGGCAGCCAACTCGACCTGATCATCGTGGCGACGACGACGCCGGAGCACCTCTTCCCGGCGACTGCGTGCCTCGTCCAGGACGCGCTCGGGGCAACGCGCGCCGGCGCGTTCGACCTGAGTGCGGCCTGCTCCGGCTTCGTCTACGGCCTGAGCATGGGCGCCGACGCGATCAGGGCGGGCAGCGCAAACACGGTGCTGGTGGTCGGTTCCGAGACGCTCTCGCGCATCGTGAACTGGAAGGACCGCAACACCTGCGTGCTGTTCGGCGACGGCGCCGGCGCGGTGGTGCTGCAAGCCAGCGACCAGCCGGGCGGCGTCCTCTCCACGTTGCTACGCGCCGACGGCTCGGGAGGCGAATTGCTCATCGTCCCTGCCGGCGGCAGCAAGCATCCGCTTGACAGTCCGAGGCGCTCGAGCATGCAACCTGCACACCATCCAGATGAACGGGCGGGAGGTCTTCCGCTTCGCTAG
- a CDS encoding hypothetical protein (possible pseudo, frameshifted), with amino-acid sequence MDRATREVIYKAGWTTDQVDIFVPHQANLRIIELAAKSLGVPLDKFYCNIARYGNTSAASIPIALAEAAESGALHPRDRVVIVGFGAGLTWAAAAMEWSEPRPARRSQKTLHRIGYGVASVRSRALRLFRRVEDRIFGTLDPTLHPPSRELPDKNGSAPNKVADGRESTPTLRPEAVTTNSSARAEASTVNVNNRNNG; translated from the coding sequence ATGGACCGGGCCACGCGCGAGGTGATCTACAAGGCCGGCTGGACGACCGATCAGGTGGACATCTTCGTGCCGCACCAGGCGAACCTGCGCATCATCGAGCTGGCGGCCAAGTCGCTCGGCGTGCCGCTCGACAAGTTCTATTGCAACATCGCGCGCTACGGCAACACCAGCGCCGCCTCGATCCCGATCGCATTGGCCGAGGCGGCGGAAAGTGGGGCGTTGCACCCAAGAGATCGCGTGGTCATCGTCGGGTTCGGCGCCGGGTTGACGTGGGCGGCGGCAGCGATGGAGTGGAGCGAGCCCCGGCCGGCGCGCCGGTCGCAGAAGACGCTTCATCGCATCGGCTATGGCGTGGCCAGCGTGCGCTCGCGCGCCTTGCGCCTGTTCCGGCGCGTCGAGGACCGCATCTTCGGCACGCTCGACCCCACGCTCCATCCCCCCTCGCGCGAATTGCCGGACAAGAACGGCAGCGCGCCGAACAAGGTCGCCGATGGACGTGAATCTACGCCCACGTTGAGGCCGGAAGCCGTTACAACGAACAGCTCGGCCCGGGCCGAAGCGAGCACCGTCAACGTCAACAACCGTAATAACGGTTGA
- a CDS encoding DNA-binding response regulator — protein MGVSSDEKMIRVLIVDDHPMVRSGLKALLSAYDDLELAGEASNGAEAVRMCARLKPDVVLMDLVMPEMDGATATQIIREQNPNVQVVVLTSFKEDELVQGALRAGAIGYLLKNVSADELASAIRAAHAGRPTLAPEATQALIHATTQPPAVGSDLTEREREVLALMVQGLSNQDIASRLYVSQSTVKFHVSSILSKLYVSNRTEAVALAVKQKLV, from the coding sequence ATGGGCGTGAGTAGCGACGAGAAGATGATCCGAGTTTTGATCGTTGACGACCACCCGATGGTGCGCAGCGGGCTGAAAGCACTGTTGTCTGCCTATGACGACCTCGAGCTGGCCGGCGAGGCGTCCAATGGCGCAGAGGCGGTGCGCATGTGCGCGCGATTGAAGCCCGACGTGGTGTTGATGGATCTGGTGATGCCGGAGATGGATGGCGCTACGGCGACACAAATCATCCGTGAGCAGAATCCCAACGTGCAGGTCGTCGTGCTCACCAGCTTTAAGGAAGATGAGTTAGTGCAGGGCGCGCTGCGCGCCGGCGCGATCGGCTACCTGCTCAAGAATGTTTCCGCCGATGAGCTGGCCAGCGCCATCCGCGCCGCGCATGCCGGCCGGCCGACGCTCGCGCCGGAGGCGACTCAGGCGCTCATTCACGCGACCACCCAACCGCCGGCCGTAGGGAGCGACCTGACCGAGCGCGAACGCGAGGTGCTCGCCTTGATGGTGCAAGGGCTGAGCAATCAGGATATCGCTTCCAGGCTCTACGTCAGCCAATCCACCGTCAAGTTCCACGTCAGCAGCATCCTCTCGAAGCTGTACGTGAGTAACCGCACCGAGGCGGTCGCGTTGGCAGTCAAGCAGAAGCTGGTGTAG
- the rimO gene encoding ribosomal protein S12 methylthiotransferase RimO produces MERGQPLGILNVKKSYYLLSLGCAKNTVDSDSIAQLLNASGYRGVEDVRRADVLIVNTCGFIGPAREESLRHLRDLAERKRHGQLLIAAGCLAQLWGAKLAEAVPGLDGVIGTRRWMDIVAFIERLRGRARPEPLFHLPDEAMSVGDDERGALRAARQGASAYLKIADGCRRPCAFCTIPAIKGTMKSRPPALIVAEARHLAQRGVRELILIAQDLTDYGNDIGLRDGLAHLITDITRAAPQLDWVRLMYAYPGAITDRLIEVMATNDKVVKYLDIPLQHAHPDTLRRMRRPSNIEWVHRTIGKMRAAIPGLAVRTTFIVGFPGETDAEFDALVQFIEEMQFDRVGVFTYSFEANTPSGRMPNQVPAEVAEARRDVLMRRQQQISLVKNQRFVGATLTALIEGNDSEQAISIGRTYRDAPEVDGLVIIEGTLPTGEMTPVKITGALAYDLIGAVPQEQPTIVL; encoded by the coding sequence GTGGAGCGCGGGCAGCCCCTAGGCATCCTCAACGTGAAGAAGTCCTACTATCTGCTGTCGCTTGGCTGTGCCAAGAACACCGTTGACTCGGACAGCATCGCCCAATTGCTCAATGCGTCCGGCTATCGTGGCGTCGAAGACGTGCGCCGGGCAGATGTGCTGATCGTCAACACCTGCGGCTTCATCGGCCCCGCGCGCGAAGAATCGCTTCGCCACTTGCGCGATTTGGCCGAACGCAAACGGCATGGCCAATTGCTCATCGCCGCCGGTTGTCTGGCGCAATTGTGGGGGGCAAAGTTAGCCGAAGCCGTGCCGGGGCTGGATGGCGTGATCGGCACGCGCCGCTGGATGGACATCGTCGCGTTCATCGAACGCCTGCGCGGTCGCGCTCGGCCCGAGCCCTTATTCCATCTGCCGGACGAGGCGATGAGTGTTGGCGATGATGAGCGGGGTGCGCTTCGTGCGGCCCGGCAAGGCGCGAGCGCATACCTCAAAATCGCCGATGGTTGTCGCCGCCCCTGCGCTTTTTGCACCATCCCAGCGATCAAAGGCACGATGAAGTCCCGCCCGCCGGCGCTGATTGTGGCCGAGGCCCGTCATCTAGCGCAACGCGGCGTGCGCGAGTTGATCCTGATCGCGCAAGACCTGACCGATTACGGCAACGACATCGGCCTGCGCGATGGCCTGGCGCACTTGATCACCGACATCACCCGCGCCGCGCCCCAGCTCGACTGGGTGCGGCTGATGTATGCCTACCCCGGCGCGATCACCGACCGCCTGATCGAAGTGATGGCTACAAACGACAAGGTGGTGAAGTACTTAGACATCCCGTTGCAGCACGCACATCCGGACACCTTGCGCCGTATGCGCCGACCGAGCAACATCGAGTGGGTTCATCGGACGATCGGTAAGATGCGCGCGGCCATCCCCGGCCTGGCCGTGCGCACCACCTTTATCGTCGGCTTCCCCGGCGAGACCGACGCCGAGTTCGACGCGCTGGTGCAGTTCATCGAGGAGATGCAATTCGACCGCGTCGGCGTCTTCACCTATTCCTTCGAGGCCAACACGCCCAGCGGCCGGATGCCCAACCAGGTGCCTGCCGAAGTCGCCGAGGCGCGCCGCGATGTGCTCATGCGCCGGCAGCAGCAGATCTCGCTGGTCAAAAACCAGCGTTTCGTTGGCGCGACGCTCACCGCGCTGATCGAGGGCAATGACTCGGAGCAAGCCATCAGCATCGGTCGCACCTACCGTGATGCGCCGGAAGTAGACGGGCTGGTGATCATCGAGGGTACGTTACCCACGGGTGAGATGACGCCTGTCAAGATCACCGGCGCCCTGGCATACGATCTGATCGGCGCAGTGCCTCAAGAGCAGCCGACGATCGTGTTGTGA